aaaccacatctctactgataataccaaaattagccaggcatgatgctgcacgcctgtgatctcagctactcgggaggctgaggcaggagaatcgcttgaacccgggaggccgagattgcagtgagcctagatcgtgccactgcacttccaactggacaacacagtgagactctgtctcacaaaaataaaaataaacatacgaccgggcatggcggctcacacttgtaatcccagcattgttggaggctgcagtgggcggatcagctgaggtgaggagttccagaccagcctgaccaacatggagaaaccccatctctactaaaaatacaaaatatcctcaggtgtggtggtgtatgcctataatcccagctgcttgggaggctgaggcaggagaatcgcttgatcccaggaggcggaggttgcagtgagccaagatcgcaccattgcatttcaacttgggcaacaaaaacaaagctccgtcttaaaaaaataataataataatcataaaataaaaaatgttcggccaggcgcaatggctcacgcctgcaatcccagcactttgggaggccgaggtgggtgcatcacctgaggtcaggacttcgagaccagcctggccaacatggtgaaaacctgtctctactaaaaaaaatacaaaaattagctgggtgtggtggtgcgtgcctgtagtcccagctactccggaggctgaggcaggagaattgcttgaaccggggaagcagaggtgcagtgagccgagagtgcaccactgcactccagcctgggtgacagggcgagactccgtctcaaaaaaataataataataaattaaaataaaataaaaataaaaatagaaaatattcaattaCTATTACTCAATAGCAACAGATAGTAAAATacaggctcagagaaattaatgATTTGTGCCCGGTGACACAGCCAACAAATGGCAGAGATGGGACTTCACCTCTGGGCAAGTGCACTCTGCCATCCTTCCTGTAGAACTCTGAGGAACCGAGAGTCTTGCATCCTGGAGGATGTTccaatcaatattttttttttgaggcggagtctcactctgttgcccaggctggactgcagtggcgcgatctcggctcactgcaatgtctgcctcccaggttcacaccactctcctgcttcagcctcccaagtagcagggactacaggcgcccgccaccaggcctggctaatttgttgtattttttagtagagacggggtttccccgtgttagccaggatggtcttgaactcctgaccttgtgatctgcccgccttggcctcctaaagtggtgggattacagacatgagccaatgcgcccagcccaattttttttttttttttgagacagagtcttactctgtctggccaggctggagtacagtggcacaatcccggctcactgtaatgcctgtctcctgggttcaagtgactctcctgcctcagccttctgagtaacaggaattacaagcgcctgcccccgtgcccagctaatttttgtggttttagtagagatgcggtttcacgacattggtcagactggtctcaaactcccaacctccagTGAtactcctgccctggcctcccagagtgctgggattataggcgtgagacaccacgcctggccccaaacAAACTGTTTTaagacgaggtctccctatgtttccccaCTGCacttgaactccggggctcaagcaatcctcctgctgtgcctcctgagtagctgggactacagactcaagccaccacacctggccactttcCACAATTTAGAGAAAGTCCACAACCTGGAATCCTAGGGAGACCCCGATTCACCTCAAAACTGCCACTAAGGAGGTAAAACCCTGCCCCTCTGAGGCAGGCTTCGGTTTCCCTGTGTGTGAAATTGACCTGGCGCTGGGAGAGGCTGCTGGAGGTGTGGATTTTGCAGTTTCCCTACAACATTCTGGAAGCCTGTGGTTCTGGGAAAGGGTGGCGTGGAGAAGACTGGGAAACAACCAGTGGTCACCAGAGCTGTagcacctcctccacctccgAGCTCTGGGGCTGGGAACCCCAGGCTTCGGGGGCTGCTGTGGAGGACGCAGGTGGCCCCCTCTTTCCTGACATCTCAGGACAGGGAGGGGCAACCGGCTAGGGGAAGAAAAGAACAGGAAGGTTATACAGCCAGGTGGGGAAGGGGCCAAATCCCTGAACAACCCCTTCCCAGAGTTCCTCTTCAAGTGCAGGGTACCCAAGAGTCAAGGCCCCGCCCCCTTTCCAGAGGCCCCTTTTCTAAGCAGGTGCTGGCTCCTGGCTGGGATGGGAGGCagatggagggaggggagggggaggaggggaagggagacgCAGTGGATGAGGGAGAATGGAAGAGATGACATCCCCCTCGGCCCATTCATCCCATTCAGGACCCCAAGCCCCCACCTGCACTGCCAGTGCCAACctcagagggaggaagagggagctcGCCTTAGAAGGCTGAGGCCCTGCCCCCTGGGCCACACCGATCATGTGGCCTTCCTTCTCCGCACAGAAGGCGAGACCCCGGACACCTCCTGAGCTGGAGGTCATCCCCCATCTccaccctcttttctttttctttctttctttcttttttttttttttttgagatagagttttgctctgtcgtgcaggctggagttcagtggcgccatctcggcgcactgcaagctccccctcccaggttcactccattctcctgcctcagcctcccaagtagcttggaatACAGGCGCCTGCGACCAAGCCCagataagtttttgtatttttagtagagaggggctttcaccgtgttagccaggatggcctccatcCCCTGACCtgacgatccgcccgcctcggcctcccaaagtggtgggattacaggagcgcagcaccatgcccggcaaattttggTATTatcagtagagatgtggtttcacaatgttggccagtctgctctcgaactcctgacctcaagtcatccacccgcctcagcctcccaaagtgctgggataacaggtgtgagccacagtgactGACCTGTAGttgttgaatatttattattaatctaCAAGTTGGGCATTATGCAAGTCCTATATATGGAGTCCTCCAAACTTCTAGAGCAAGGGCTTCCCCATAATCCTGGCAGGCAAGCCTCCCCTGGGATTCCAAACTTCTGTCCCCACTGAAGTGTTTATCCTCTTCTCTAATCCCAGCCTCCTTTTCCCTGTCTCCATGTGCTCTGAGAGATGCTCCCGCTCCCACAGGCTCCCTCTGCATCCCCCTCATTTTCTTCCTCCCCAGTGTGTCAATGGAGTCCTAACCCCACCCTTGACATTGTGCCCTTTTCCTACTCCAAAGTGGGACCTTCTTTTCCCCCGAGTGGTCCTGTCTAGGGGTGCCGCTGCCGGGCCCCCTCTGGTCTTCCTGCTGGAGACTGGGGCCTTTAGGGAGTCAGCAGGCGCTGGAGCCAACCGCAGCCAGCGTGGGGTGAGCGATACTTCACAAGGGAGTCATCGGGGTGAGCTGACTATGTGCGATGGAGTCAGTGTCTGGGTGACAGACCTCCGGACCGCTGTGGACTTGGGTGTGCTCGAGGTGGAGGTGTTGGGCGAGGTGCCTGCAGCTGGCGGCAGTTCCCTCCACCAGCACTTCTTTGTCACCTGCTTCCAGGCCGATAACTCTGAGGAAAGTGGCCATGGGGTAGTTGGAGGGGGCTGCCGCTGGGCTGTGGACCGGGGGCACTGGGTGTCTGAGTGCAAGGCCAAGCAGTCCTATGTGCGGGCATTGATCGCTGATGCCCAGGGCCCTGTGGACTGGCGATGGATTCAAACTGGCACTGCCTGTGTCTGCACACTCCTCAGCCGGACTGGCTGGGCCTGAGACTTATACCCAGGAACTGGTCAGGcagaaaaagaacagagctggatgCTGAGAGACCTCAGGGTTGGCCCAGCTGCTCTATGGATCCCAATTGGGGAACTCATCAAATCATCACAAAATCACAAGTCTCTGAATTTGAGCTCAATCTCTGCAGGATGGGTGCAACCACATGGGGTTTTGAAGGTTGAATAGGAGTTCTCCTGGGGGAACTTGAGGgtaatcatgatgatgatgatgatgataatagccATTATTTACTGGGTGTTTACTCTTTCTTAGCCCTAATACATAACTCCTCGGATCAACTCTCATGCGTTTGATCATTGGTGACCTTTGGTGTTAAGTTGCTGACTGCTCAGACACAGAAGACACCACCTTGCTCATCCTGGGGAGTGGGAGGGCACATTTCATGATATGGATGGGGGAGGAGAGAAACTGGAACATGCAAGCAGATGGCCAGGGGACCTTGAGAACATGGTCTACAGAAGGCCTTTAAGTATCTGGGAGCTGGGGTTCAAATGAGAAATCTTACTTGGTGAGAGCGGGCAGGGGTTGGCTTAGAATATTCTGTTTTGAGACAATGAGCTACCGATCACAGGTGGACTACAAGCAAGGTTGAATGAGAAGTGATCAGGATGCTGGAGAGTTCAGCCCGCTGGAGAGTTCAGCCCTGGGCGGGGAGCTCAAGTCAGGTTTCTAGCCCTATTCCCTGTGCCAACCTATACCCTATATTGGGAAAGAAATAGACTTTAAAATTGTCCAGCTTGATGGCATCGCGGGGAAGGGCTAAGTCCAGATAATGTCCTCTGAGGCTGCAGCCCCGAGGGTAGGACACACCCCCTGCGGGCCTATTCAATAATCAGTTAAATCACCTGAAGCACACGCATTTCCGGGGACCACTCCGGGCATCCTGGCTTGAGGGTAGGGTGGGCGGAGGTCCCTAAGGGAGAGATGTGGCTCAGGCTGAATCCCTCGCTGGGGGGCATCTGGGTCAAGTGGCTTCCCTGGCAGCACAGTCAAGGGGAGACCCCCTCTCATTGGGCAGAAGCTAAGTCCGAAGCCGAGCCCCTTCTGGGAGGTCGGACTGTGGCGCAGGAAAGCTTCAAATGGAGGAGGGTTGAGGCTTCAGTCCAGCACCTTTCTCGGGTCACGGCCTCCCCCTGGCTCCCAAGACCCCACCATAGACAGAGCCGGGCCTTCCTACACCCTACTCCCTGTGCCTCCAGCCTCGACTACTCCCTAGCACTCGACGACTGAGTCTCTGAGGTCACTTCACCGTGGTCTCTGTCTCATCCTTGGCGCCCGACCACTGAGGGGAGAGGGCTGGGGTGCTCTGCTGAGGCACTCCTGCACCTCCCTGTCCTTGTCTACCTCTCGCCCCCCGAAGGGTTAGTGTCGAGTTCACCCCTGCATCCTATCACCTCCTGGTGGCCTTGCCGCCCCCACAACCCCGAGGTATAAAGCCAGGTACACGAGGCAGGGGATGCACCAAGGATGGAGATGCTCCAGGTAAGACTGCAGGGCCCCTGGGCACCTTCCACCTCCCTCCAGGCCATCACTGGCATGAGAAGCGGCAGACCCGTGTGAGCGGTGGAAGGAGGCCTCTTTCTGGAGGGGCATGACCCCCAGTAAGCTTCAGGTGGGGCAGTTCCTGAGGGTGGGGATCTGAAATGTTGTGGTATCTCAGGTCCTCTGGGCTGTGGGGGGGGCTCTGAAAGGCAGGTGTCCGGGTGGTGGTTCCTGAATAGGAGATGCCGGGAAGGGTCTCTGGGTGTCTGTGGGTTGTGTACCCCGGGGGATGGGAAGGCCAGGGCTCAGGGCTGCGGTCTCAGACCCGGGTGAAGCAGTGTCCTTGTCCCAGGGGCTGCTGCTGTTGATGCTGCTGAGCATGGGCGGGACATGGGCATCCAAGGAGCCGCTTCGGCCACGGTGCCGCCCCATCAATGCCACCCTGGCTGTGGAGAAGGAGGGCTGCCCCGTGTGCGTCACCGTCAACACCACCATCTGTGCCGGTTACTGCCCCACCATGGTGAGCTGCCTGGGGCCGGGGCAGGTGCTGCCACCTCAGGACCAGACCCACAGAGGCAGTGGGGGAGGAAGGGTGGTCCGCCTCTCTGGTCAGGGGCTGGGAAATGGGGTGTGGGAGGGCAGAAACAGAGGGCTTCCTGGACTCCTGAGTCTGAGAGCTGTGGGGGCAGCTGGGGAGCTCAGCTGAAGCGCTAGCCCCAGGCACATGCTCATTCCCCCACTCAAACGGCTTCCAGACGCGCGTGCTGCAGTCGGTCCTGCCGCCCCTGCCTCAGGTGGTGTGCAACTACCGCGATGTGCGCTTCGAATACATCCGGCTCCCTGGCTGCCCGCGAGGCGTGAACCCCGTGGTCTCCTACGCCGTGGCTCTCAGCTGTCAATGTGCACTCTGCCGCCGCAGCACCACTGACTGCGGGGGTCCCAAGGACCACCCCTTGACCTGTGATGACCCCCGTTTCCAGGACCCCTCTTCCTCAAAGGCCCCTCCCCCCAGCCTTCCAAGTCCATCCCGACTCCCGGAGCCCTCAGGCACCCCGTTCCTCCCACAATAAAGGCTTCTCAGTCCGCACTCTGGAGGTGTCTTTCTGTGGGCTCAGggcaaccacacacacacaggatggGTCCAGCTTCCAAATCATTTCATACAGAGTCACATTATCAGAACTCTGGTAGAAAACAGGGTggacggctgggcgcggtggctcacgcctgtaatcccaccactttgggaggcggaggtgggcggatcatgaagtcacgagatcgagaccatcctgcctaacacggtgaaaccccgtctctactaaaaatacaaaaacttatctgagcttggtggcaggcacttgcaggagaatggagtgaacctgggagggagagcttgcagtgagcccacagcactccagcctgcacgatcgcgccacagcactccagcctgcacgacagagcaagactctatctcaaaaaaaaaaaaaaaaaaagaaagaaagaaagaaagaaaaagaaaagagggtggAGATGGGGGATGACCTCCAGCTCAGGAGGTGTCCGGGGTCTCGCCTTCTGTGCGGAGAAGGAAGGCCACATGATCGGTGTGGCCCAGGGGGCAGGGCCTCAGCCTTCTAAGGCgagctccctcttcctccctctgagGTTGGCACTGGCAGTGCAGGTGGGGGCTTGGGGTCCTGAATGGTATGAATGGGCTGAGGGGGATGTCATCTCTTCCAGCCTCCTTCATCCACTGcgtctcccttcccctcctcccccctcccctccctccatctGCCTCCCATCCCAGCCAGGAGCCAGCACCTGCTTAGAAAAGGGGCCTCTGGAAAGGGGGCGGGGCCTTGACTCTTGGGTACCCTGCACTTGAAGAGGAACCCTGGGAAGGGGTTGTTCAGGGATTTGGCCCCTTCCCCACCTGGCTGTATAACcttcctgttcttttctttccctagccggttccccctccccctcctgagATGTCAGGAAAGAGGGGGCCACCTGCGTCCTCCACAGCAGCCCCCGAAGCCTGGGGTTCCCAGCCCCAGAGCTcggaggtggaggaggtgctACAGGTCTGGTAACCACTGGTTGTCTCCCAGTCTTCTCCACGCCACCCTCTCACAAaacaacaagacaaaacaaaacaaaacaaaagaaaattgggccggtcgtggtggctcatgcctgtaatcccagcactttgggaggccgcggtgggcagatcacaaggtcaggagatcaagaccatcctggctaacacggggaaaccccgtctctactaaaaaatacaaaatattagccaggcatggtggccggctcctgtagtcccagctacttgggaggctgaggcaggagaatggcatgaatccgggaggcggatcttgcagtgagcccagatcgggccactgcaatcccgtctgagcaacagagcaagaatctgcctcaaaaaaaacaaaaagaaaatgattggaACATCCTCCAGGATGCAAGACTCTCGGTTCCTCAGAGTTCTACAGGAAGGATGGCAGAGAGCAGTTGCCCAGAGGGGAAGTCCCATCTCTGCCATTTGTTGGCTGTGTGTGTGACCCCACACAAAtcattaacttctctgagcctgtgtTTTACCATCTGTTGCTATTGAGTAATAGTAGttgaatattttccatttctatttttattttattttatttttttattttttttgagacggagtctcgccctgtcacccaggctggagtgtagtggcgcgatctcgcctcactatACCtatgcttcccgggttcaagcgattctcctgccccagcctcccgagaagctgggactacaggtgcgcagcaacacacccagctaatttttgtattttttttagtagagacagggtttcaccatgttggccaggctggtctcgaagtcctgacctcaagtgatgcacccgccttggcctcccaaagtgctgggattgcaggcatgagccactgcgcctggccaaacatttattattattatcattattattattattattattattattattttattatttgcgatggagctttgcttttgtt
This portion of the Pongo abelii isolate AG06213 chromosome 20, NHGRI_mPonAbe1-v2.0_pri, whole genome shotgun sequence genome encodes:
- the LOC103888649 gene encoding choriogonadotropin subunit beta variant 2 isoform X2, whose translation is MTPSKLQGLLLLMLLSMGGTWASKEPLRPRCRPINATLAVEKEGCPVCVTVNTTICAGYCPTMTRVLQSVLPPLPQVVCNYRDVRFEYIRLPGCPRGVNPVVSYAVALSCQCALCRRSTTDCGGPKDHPLTCDDPRFQDPSSSKAPPPSLPSPSRLPEPSGTPFLPQ
- the LOC103888649 gene encoding choriogonadotropin subunit beta variant 2 isoform X1 produces the protein MGRPGLRAAVSDPGEAVSLSQGLLLLMLLSMGGTWASKEPLRPRCRPINATLAVEKEGCPVCVTVNTTICAGYCPTMTRVLQSVLPPLPQVVCNYRDVRFEYIRLPGCPRGVNPVVSYAVALSCQCALCRRSTTDCGGPKDHPLTCDDPRFQDPSSSKAPPPSLPSPSRLPEPSGTPFLPQ